A genome region from Bacteroides stercoris ATCC 43183 includes the following:
- the thiC gene encoding phosphomethylpyrimidine synthase ThiC yields the protein MKSRIKYPRSEKVYLPGTIYPELRVGMRKVEQVPSTTFAGEEKVITPNPDIYIYDTSGPFSDPDIEIDLKKGLPRLREPWILHRNDVEQLPEITSEYGRMRRDDKSLDHLRFEHISLPYRAKQGKCCTQMYYAKQGIITPEMEYVAIRENMNCAELGIETHITPEFVRREIAEGRALLPANINHPEAEPMIIGRNFLVKINTNIGNSATTSSIDEEVEKALWSCKWGGDTLMDLSTGENIHETREWIIRNCPVPVGTVPIYQALEKVNGRVEDLTWELYRDTLIEQCEQGVDYFTIHAGIRRHNVHLADKRLCGIVSRGGSIMSKWCLVHDRESFLYEHFDDICDILAQYDVAVSLGDGLRPGSTYDANDEAQFAELDTMGELVLRAWAKNVQAFIEGPGHVPMHKIKENMERQIEKCHNAPFYTLGPLVTDIAPGYDHITSAIGAAQIGWLGTAMLCYVTPKEHLALPDKEDVRTGVITYKIAAHAADLAKGHPGAQVRDNALSKARYEFRWKDQFDLSLDPERAQTYFRAGHHIDGEYCTMCGPNFCAMRLSRELGKKKE from the coding sequence ATGAAATCAAGAATAAAATATCCCCGCTCGGAGAAAGTATATCTGCCGGGAACAATCTATCCGGAACTTCGCGTAGGTATGCGCAAAGTAGAGCAAGTGCCCAGTACAACCTTTGCAGGCGAAGAAAAAGTCATTACTCCCAATCCGGACATTTACATTTATGATACCAGCGGTCCGTTCAGCGACCCCGATATAGAAATCGACCTTAAGAAAGGGCTGCCCCGTCTGCGCGAGCCCTGGATTCTGCACCGCAACGATGTGGAGCAACTGCCGGAGATTACCTCGGAATACGGCCGCATGCGCCGTGACGACAAGTCGCTCGACCACCTGCGCTTTGAACATATCTCACTACCCTATCGTGCCAAACAGGGCAAATGCTGCACGCAGATGTATTACGCCAAGCAAGGCATCATCACCCCCGAAATGGAATATGTGGCAATCCGCGAGAACATGAACTGTGCCGAATTGGGGATAGAAACGCATATCACTCCCGAATTTGTCCGCCGGGAAATAGCGGAAGGCCGTGCCCTGCTCCCCGCCAACATCAATCACCCCGAAGCCGAGCCCATGATTATCGGCCGTAACTTCCTGGTGAAAATCAATACGAATATCGGTAATTCCGCCACCACTTCAAGCATCGACGAAGAAGTGGAAAAGGCCCTTTGGAGCTGTAAATGGGGCGGTGACACCCTGATGGATTTATCTACCGGAGAAAATATCCACGAAACCCGCGAATGGATTATCCGCAACTGTCCGGTTCCCGTAGGTACGGTTCCCATTTATCAGGCATTGGAGAAAGTGAACGGCAGAGTGGAAGACCTCACGTGGGAGCTCTACCGCGACACCTTGATTGAACAGTGCGAACAAGGCGTAGACTACTTCACCATACACGCTGGTATCCGCCGCCACAACGTACACCTGGCCGACAAGCGTCTGTGCGGCATCGTGAGCCGCGGCGGAAGCATCATGAGCAAATGGTGTCTGGTGCACGACCGCGAAAGCTTTCTGTACGAACATTTCGACGACATCTGCGATATATTGGCGCAATACGATGTAGCCGTTTCCTTGGGCGACGGCCTGCGTCCCGGCTCTACGTACGATGCCAACGACGAAGCGCAGTTTGCCGAACTCGATACCATGGGCGAGCTTGTGCTCCGCGCCTGGGCAAAGAACGTGCAGGCTTTTATCGAAGGACCCGGACACGTGCCCATGCACAAGATTAAGGAGAATATGGAACGCCAGATAGAGAAATGCCACAATGCGCCGTTCTACACGCTCGGCCCGTTGGTTACGGACATTGCACCGGGCTACGACCATATCACTTCGGCTATCGGTGCGGCGCAAATCGGCTGGCTGGGCACGGCCATGCTGTGCTACGTCACCCCAAAGGAGCACCTTGCACTACCCGACAAAGAAGATGTACGCACAGGTGTCATCACCTATAAGATAGCCGCCCATGCCGCCGACCTTGCCAAAGGACACCCCGGTGCACAAGTACGCGACAACGCCCTGAGCAAGGCACGCTATGAGTTCCGCTGGAAAGACCAGTTCGACCTGTCGCTCGACCCCGAACGGGCACAGACTTATTTCCGGGCAGGACATCACATCGACGGAGAATACTGCACGATGTGCGGGCCTAACTTCTGCGCAATGCGGTTGTCAAGGGAACTGGGAAAGAAAAAGGAATAA
- the thiH gene encoding 2-iminoacetate synthase ThiH — MFSDELEKISWEETTRRINAKTDADVRRALSKEHCDVEDFMALISPAAVPYLETMARLSKKYTEERFGKTISMFVPLYITNSCTNSCVYCGFHISNPMPRTILTEEEIVNEYKAIKKLAPFENLLLVTGENPAKAGVPYIARALDLAKPYFSNLKIEVMPLKAEEYAELKEHGMNGVICFQETYHKANYNIYHPRGMKSRFEWRVNGFDRMGQAGVHSIGMGVLIGLEKEWRTDICMMAYHLRYLQKHYWKTKYSVNFPRMRPSENGGFQPNVVMSDRELAQVTFAMRIFDHDVDISYSTREPAFIRDHMATLGVTTMSAESKTEPGGYYSYPQTLEQFHVSDERKAVEVDKALKSLGREPVWKDWDASFDLKRV, encoded by the coding sequence ATGTTTTCAGACGAATTAGAGAAAATATCCTGGGAAGAGACGACCCGGCGCATCAATGCCAAAACAGATGCGGACGTGCGTCGTGCCCTATCCAAAGAACATTGTGACGTAGAGGATTTTATGGCACTCATCTCACCGGCTGCCGTCCCCTATCTGGAAACAATGGCACGTTTAAGCAAGAAGTACACGGAAGAGCGTTTCGGAAAAACGATTTCCATGTTTGTGCCGTTGTATATTACGAACTCCTGTACCAACTCGTGCGTGTACTGCGGTTTCCACATCAGCAATCCCATGCCCCGCACCATACTGACGGAAGAGGAGATTGTAAACGAATACAAGGCTATCAAGAAGCTCGCGCCTTTTGAAAACCTGCTGCTGGTTACGGGTGAAAATCCTGCCAAAGCCGGTGTTCCGTACATCGCCCGCGCGCTCGATTTGGCAAAACCTTATTTCAGCAACCTGAAGATTGAGGTAATGCCCCTGAAAGCCGAAGAGTATGCCGAACTGAAAGAGCATGGCATGAACGGCGTTATCTGTTTTCAGGAAACCTACCACAAGGCAAACTATAACATTTATCACCCGCGCGGCATGAAGTCCAGATTCGAATGGCGTGTCAACGGTTTCGACCGCATGGGGCAGGCAGGCGTACATTCCATCGGCATGGGTGTGCTGATAGGTCTGGAGAAAGAATGGAGAACGGATATCTGTATGATGGCGTATCACCTGCGTTATCTTCAGAAGCATTACTGGAAAACGAAATACAGCGTCAACTTCCCGCGTATGCGCCCTTCGGAAAACGGCGGCTTCCAACCCAATGTGGTAATGAGCGACCGCGAACTGGCACAAGTTACATTTGCCATGCGGATATTCGACCATGATGTGGACATATCCTACTCTACCCGCGAACCGGCTTTTATACGCGACCACATGGCCACTCTGGGAGTCACTACCATGAGCGCGGAAAGCAAAACGGAACCGGGCGGATATTACAGCTATCCGCAGACTTTGGAGCAATTCCACGTCAGCGACGAGCGTAAGGCCGTAGAAGTAGACAAAGCCTTAAAGAGTTTAGGACGCGAACCCGTATGGAAAGACTGGGATGCCAGTTTCGACCTGAAACGGGTTTGA
- a CDS encoding HesA/MoeB/ThiF family protein: MTRYSRQISLPEIGEGGQEKLHKARVLIVGAGGLGSPAALYLAGAGVGTIGLADDDTVGISNLQRQILYTENEVGQLKVHCAAQRLRALNGNIEVHAYPFRLNRENARRLIADYDIVVDGCDNFSTRYLISDSCSALHKPYVYGAIQGFEGQVSVFCYGDRPKTYRDLFPDETATLQMPAPDNSVIGVTPAVVGSVEASETLKLICGYGEVLAGKLWTVDLRTMQSFVLLL, translated from the coding sequence ATGACCCGATACAGCAGACAAATTTCCCTTCCCGAAATCGGAGAAGGCGGACAGGAAAAACTGCATAAGGCAAGAGTTCTGATAGTAGGCGCAGGCGGACTTGGCTCCCCTGCCGCCCTCTATCTTGCAGGTGCAGGAGTAGGTACAATAGGTTTGGCGGACGATGATACGGTCGGTATCAGCAACCTGCAACGCCAGATATTGTATACGGAGAACGAAGTAGGACAGCTTAAGGTACACTGTGCCGCCCAAAGATTGCGGGCTTTGAACGGTAATATAGAAGTGCATGCCTACCCTTTTCGTCTCAACCGGGAGAATGCCCGCCGTCTGATTGCCGATTATGACATCGTTGTAGACGGATGCGACAACTTCTCCACCCGTTATCTGATTAGCGACAGTTGCAGCGCACTGCACAAACCGTATGTGTACGGCGCCATCCAGGGCTTTGAAGGGCAAGTCTCCGTATTCTGTTACGGTGATCGGCCCAAGACATACAGGGATTTGTTTCCCGACGAAACCGCAACATTGCAGATGCCCGCTCCCGACAATTCCGTCATAGGCGTTACTCCTGCCGTGGTAGGCAGTGTGGAAGCAAGCGAAACGCTGAAGCTCATTTGCGGCTACGGCGAGGTTTTGGCCGGAAAGTTATGGACTGTCGATCTAAGAACCATGCAATCGTTCGTCCTTTTACTGTAA
- a CDS encoding thiamine phosphate synthase gives MKLITITQPAFFEGEAEAITSLFDAGLEILHLRKPSASYEDMEQLLNRLPPEYLKRIVTHEHFQLASFRNLKGIHLNGRNPTAPAGFTGHISRSCHSLEEVAKYKATCDYVFLSPIYDSISKEGYSSAYTTGSLQKARQAGIIDAKVMALGGVTAAHFPEISSLGFGGAVLLGDIWKRTGTDFIGHFKELLRAASLF, from the coding sequence ATGAAACTGATAACAATTACCCAGCCTGCATTCTTTGAGGGAGAAGCCGAAGCAATCACTTCCCTGTTCGATGCAGGACTTGAGATACTGCATCTCCGGAAACCCAGCGCTTCTTATGAAGACATGGAACAATTATTGAACCGGCTTCCGCCTGAATATCTGAAACGCATCGTCACACACGAGCATTTCCAACTGGCGTCTTTCCGAAATTTGAAAGGCATTCATCTGAACGGACGCAACCCGACAGCACCGGCAGGCTTCACCGGACACATCAGCCGTTCCTGCCATTCGCTGGAAGAAGTCGCCAAATACAAAGCAACATGCGATTACGTATTTCTCAGTCCCATATACGACAGCATTTCCAAAGAAGGATATTCCTCTGCCTATACTACCGGCAGCTTGCAAAAGGCGCGGCAGGCGGGCATTATAGACGCTAAAGTAATGGCATTGGGCGGAGTTACGGCAGCTCATTTCCCTGAAATCAGCTCATTGGGCTTCGGCGGTGCGGTCCTTTTGGGAGATATATGGAAACGGACGGGAACGGATTTTATCGGGCATTTCAAGGAATTGCTCCGTGCGGCGTCTTTATTTTAA